The Vicugna pacos chromosome 5, VicPac4, whole genome shotgun sequence genome includes the window AGAGGTAGTAATTAAGAATCATGACATCCAGAACCAAGTGTGACTTAGGGTCTGTCTTCCCAGGGTGGTTGTGTCCCAGTCGAGTTAAAATACCTTAAGTCTGTTCCAGCACTTGCATTTTGTAGCTGAGGTCAACTCGGTCACCTCCCATCCAAGCCTCAACTGAAAAGTACGTTGAGTTGTGACTAAATCTAATGATGCCCTTGGCCAGAGGGCAGGTGCGGCAGGTGGAGGGACCTGCAGAGTGGTGCTCAGTCCACAGCAGGGAACAGCAATAAGTGTGAGCTCCCCTTGCATCCCAGGTGCTGTGCCCAGTGCTTCATCCCCCGCCCAGGTGTTCACCCCCAGAGAAGCTTGGAAGCTTTACCAGAGACTCTCTCATTTGGGGGTCTTCAGATCCCCTGATTCCAGTGGATTCAAAGTAaacattctcttctctttttgtaGTCTTATAGATTAAGAATTCCTCTGACCTTGTTAACCTTGATGGACtttgtttctttgaaatgtaGATAGGTTATTTGGGAGATTCTCATGAAGTgaaggtttgggttttttttttaactcaaacaTCTTGACCTAAATTTTAACACAAgtttctttcttgtttattttgtataaataCTCACAGGCCATTTTGTTTGGCCGTATGGATGTTTAAGAGGTGTAAATTATTTGGCCATTATTCCGATGACCTATGACTTGTCAGGGTATGTTTAAGTTTTGATAGagtttgtttatttctcttgagttttCCAGGGGACTGAGTCGGATTTTACCTTTAATCTTGCAGCACCCACAGATCCAGAAGAAGTCTCAGTATATCAAATACCTTTGTTGTGATGATGTGAGGACCCTGCACCAGTGGGTCAATGGTATCCGCATTGCAAAGGTAGGTTTTCTTTTGATTTGATAATGGAACAATGGGTATTTAATGATACGGTTTTGGTTGTCATGACGgttatttggtttgtttcatgTTCATGATTTTGCCAGTGTCTAGTTTTCGCAGGCTGAAGTTTCATGTTTGAAATGTCTTTTTCCCTTGGTGATGAAGGTAAACTTTTAATAGTTGGTATCCAAGAAATAATACTGCTGGTAAAGCTTATGTAGCACCAAAGTGAATTATTTTGGCTTTGGAGAATGCACTATATGATTCTTACATAGCAGAGTTCAGCctaaacaaaagaaatttcttGAATATTAAACTGCCTTGGGGGTCAGGGGAGGAATGAAGAGatggaacacagaggatttttaaggcagtgaaaatatTCAAACTGTATGTTACTCCAATGGTAGATACATGTTGTTATACATATGTCCAAACCCATAGAGTGTTCAACACCAAGATGATGATGTGTCAGTGGaggttcattgattgtaacaaGTGTACCATTCTAGTGGGTACACTTGTTGATAATGGGAGAGGCTGTGCATGCTTAGGGGCTGTGCatgtatatgggaaatctctgtactttcctctcagttttgctgtgaatctaaaaatgCTCTCAAAAaagaaagtcttaaaaaaaatcttaaggacATCTTAAAAATCTTAAGGACATTATGATTATACATAATGCTTGAAGGGATATTTATTCAGTTACTTTTAAattaagtaacaaaataaaattaattgtagGCCTAACAATCAAAGTTGCTttagaaataactgaaaaaaatctttatagtGATAATGAATTAATCAGAATCAGGTATTAACTTCTTGCTgcctttctaaaaatgaggaaaaatgagTAGATTATAATTTACTGCCTTCTGTTTAGTACGGGAAGCAACTCTACATGAACTATCAAGAAGCCTTGAAGAGGACAGAGTCGGCTTACGACTGGACTTCCTTATCCAGCTCCAGCATTAAATCAGGATCCAGTTCTTCCAGCATCCCAGGTAGTTGAAATGCCCAAAGGACTCCTCACTACCAATGTGGTAGTGTCTCTATAGAGATTAACAGTAGACTCGGTTATCTCggccatttttttaaaaccagagTTTTAAAAACCAGAGCTGTGCCTAGTTTCTAAGTTATAATCCATAGGTATAtgggcttttattattttttattgttagaGGGGATAATATCACGGTCTAGTTCACAAATGTGTTTGATGGAAAACCAGTATACAGAGTGATAAAGCCAggagctttgtaatatatttataaagtttACTTAAAACTGAGTCATACTGCTGAAAAACATTTCTTGATGCATAATTGGGGATAGAAAGTTGCTTGGAGAAAGATACTCGGATTCGTGGTGAAACTGCCCTCCTTTCCTACGGTTTCCTGACATTTCCGTAGAGTGGAAACAACTAGAATTAGTTCAGTTGAGGAAGATGTTTAAGTCATCAAACTATAGTTTTCAGAGGAAATCAGTGATACTCAACAGGTGCTGATTTTCAGATTCCTACCTCCTTTAAACAAGTGTGCTCTGATCACATATTAAGATAAATGcttctttcctttcaaaatgaTAGATGTAAATGATACCTGTGTCATCtaaaagcatatttttttctttattctaacaTCATGTTATGAAATAATTACTTTAAGAAGTATTTGATTTAAAAGTTAGATATCAGCCCTAAATAAGTAAAAACACATTTCGATGTGTGTGTACCTGGGTTagtgtacacacatacatttccTAGTTCCGTCCACTGAGAGCTAGAAGCAGTGACACCCCAGTAGCAGTGAGAACGCCAGGAGCCTCCATCTCTGTTTCTCAGTGCAATTTTCCAAAACAAAGGGGCCAGGGCTCTTCGGTCAGTGGCTGATTCTAGGGCTATGGCAGAGAATATgtaagatgagcctggagcatcatGTGCTCAGAAAATCACAGTGATGAGAGTATGTAAAAGGAACACAGGAGCCACCCTGAGAGAGTGGCCAAAGTTGGAACAGTTTGAGCAACAAAGTAACATAGGATTATaagccaaattttaaaataaatagcctTCAGTCCATGGTGATACAGTGTGATGAGATTGGCATTTCCCCCCTCTTGATCTTCCTCCCCAAATCCCATAACCTCAGGGAAAAACATcagataaaattaaaagacatacTGTGAATACCTGACCAATACTCCTAAAAAAGTCAAGGTCATCAGAAACAAGgagagtctgagaaactgtctcaTAGGAGACATGACAGCTGACTGAAATATGGGATCCTGGGTGGGATCCTGGGTCAGAAAATGGACATTATGGAAAAACTAATGAAATCCAGACAAAATTTCGTGTTTAGTTACTGTAACATGAGTGTTGTTTCCTCAGTGGTGACACAGGTACCAGAGTGTTGTAACATGTCAACGAGATAAACTGGGTGCTAGGTGTGTAGGAACTCTGTGTGagcttgcaacttttctgtaaatctaaaactgttataaaagaaaatgtctaTTAAATTGGGGGGAAGAAATCTTTGTGGCATTGGATTAGGAAAGGCAGGGTAAGAAGCGTATGTCACAAGTAGGattatagaaaatgaaattaagagaaagactgaggaaaaatacctattttaaaatatatatctttaaaaacgTATATAGTGTTTAACAGTATAAGTGCTTCCACACGTGATTTTATGAAGTGGTATGGTGCCTTTCCTACTGCAGCATCGTCTGTCTGTATACGTTGTGTTAAGTATTAGTCAGAGTTTTTAACGTGAATTGTAAAATCATATACCTTCATGCTAAAGAGAGCTCCAGGATCCACATGTTCTAGGCTCCTGTCTTACAGGCTGTGGTCCTAGATATTAAATAGGGATGAAGAAAATAGAGTAGGTTTTATCCTGTATTGCTTATATTTCTGCCCTGAGGATACTGTCTTAATTTTATTCAAAGGAGTTTGTGGCTATTATCTTTGTGGTACTTCAGTTAATTCGGCAGGACTTGCTTAATACTGCATTCTAATAATATTCACTTCTCACAGAGTAATTGGATGGGACTAGCTTTAATATTTGAAGTCTCCACCAGATGCCAGGCATTGGGCAAGCTGCTTCCACAGTTATCTTGCCTGACTTGGAGTCAGTGAAATAATCTTCCCAGTCTTTTTACCCTGTGTGTCAGTCAAATTGCACTGTATCCTCAGCCATTCCCAGCTCCCCTGAAGATGTCTTCATGCCCTTCCAGGAAGCCAGGCTCCAGCACAGCTGCTGCCTTGTGGTGCCAATACCTGAATCCCTAAGAACATACTTCTCACTTGGGGATCAAATTCCAAGTGTTGTTCATTGCTGAGAAGAAGGAAGCAGTCGTCACGTTTAGACCTAAATTCATAAGTGAGGCGCCTCTGGGCTGGCCTGGAGCAGGGGTATATAAAAAGATTGATTCTCAAGGTAGTGAagatacaactgaaaaaaaaattccctccgCTTTGATGGTTCATTTATTCTCTTATTTGCTAGGAGTTCTTACAAGCCAGGTTGTCAGAATACCAGCAATGTTATATGGACCTTCCTTTGTAATTAGCAGTCTCATGGTGTTGAGAAGAATCGAGATTCCCTGTTTATCCTAGGATGAGAGAAGTTTTGGAAAACACGGATTGTGTTTATGTGAAATGAAATGTTTGGGTAAATGCAACTTGTTGCCATTCTACGTCACATCTGGTCTTGTGTGACAAATCTGTCTAAATGTGCATATTCATACTGTCACAATACTGACTTATTTAATCTGagtgtttaaaatctgttttaagcAGAGTCTCAGTCCAATCACTCCAATCAGTCTGATAGTGGAGTGTCTGACACGCAGCCGGCAGGACACATCCGTTCCCAGAGCATCGTGAGCTCCATCTTCTCCGAGGCCTGGAAACGAGGCACACAGCTGGAAGAGTCCAGCAAGGTAACGCGTGGGGTCAGGCTCCGGGGGAGGGCTGTCGGTCCAGGGGTGTAGTTTGctgctctttccttcctttaCTAGGAATCTTTGCTGGCCTTATTTCAGTATTCTTTCTTTGCCTTCTCCTCAGAAATGGGTATTTGTGAATTGGCTCTGATGATCTCAAAAGAACTAGCAGTTTTACCAGTGGCccagaattttaagaaataacaatTTCCTCCTTTCCACCCTTAATTAATTTGGATGGAGCAACAGCCTGTAGTGCCAATGCCCTTATTTTGTTCCAATAGAAGCTCTaatgattatttatttgtttttaatttattcagacTCATTTTTTTAGTCGTCTTTTGTGGCACTTCTCTGCACATTGATGAATTTTCTCAAGACTAAATTCCAATTAATCCCCTTAAAATTTTGGATCCCTGAGGCTTTGCATAGAAAGTTGTTCAGTGACACTGAAGGACGAGTATAATTATTGCAAGACTGTTTAGAAAAATAGAGAGGTTCTTTAGCCTGGTTGAAAGACACCGTATCAAACTGGACTTCAGGAGGGTGGAGGAGGCATTAGTAGCCCAGTGTGGGGGGTAGAACATGTTCTCTTAGAAATAAATATCTGAGAATTGGTTCTAATGACCTGAAGTCTCAAGACACTGACAGTTTGTAACTCCCTTATCAGAGGCTCAGACTCTGAAGAAATAATCCTCTCTCCCTCCGCGTGCCTGAGCAATTTGAGCGGAGCAGCGCCATCTGGTGCTGATACTGCATATATGTTGTGGAGCTGCAGGGTTCACACAATTCAGATACCTAAAGAGCCCTTTACCTTACTAAATTTTTAATAGTGGTATCCATGTGCATTTTAAATTGTAGAAAGACCAGTTGTTAGGAGGAAGGCCAAGGAAAGCAAAGGTGCGAATGGTCCGGGATGAAGCAGTGCAGTCCGTCATTGCATTAGTTTCAAAAAGAGCGCAAACCCTGCCCCACAGCAGTGACGATGTGTTTGAGTCTTGacccactgtgtgtttcttctcCTGTTACCTCAGTCTCAGGTGCCAAATGAGAAGGCCCGCACAGCTAAGGTCTGCACCCCTGCAGCAGCCAAGACAGGGTCAAGTTAAGGTCGGGGGCTGTTCTTTGGAAACACGTTAACCTGGGTGACTCCTGTAACGAAATCCTGCAGACTAATGCTTTTATTTTGATGTGccatttttaaaggaacatgTGAGTGTCCTGATGGGCCTTAGAACTCAGCCCTGTAATGAGCCTTCTAGTCTACTAACCTCAGCATTCTTGATATTAATTAGACGTCATTTCAAATTGTTTATCTTGGATCCTCACGGTTTGTTCAAAGAGCCTAAGAGGTGTACCCAAAATTATTAAGCCAAGGGTCCTTCGTTTGCTCTTTCAAAAAGTACTTGAGCCACTTTCATGCATGAGTAGCTCCATGAAATAAATGACCAGATGTGGTGATTTGGGCAGTGCTAAGAGGTGCCCAGATGTGCTGGTCAGCTAGTTGCTGGCAAACTCTAGCTCCTGTTTCTTAATACATTTCTTTTACTCTAGCCTTCCAAAGTTTCCTCTCATTCTCTTCTGGCTTTTTCTATATGATATTTTTATGATCTTTTGCTGTAATGTTTATGAagcatttctttatgtattttccagtaaaacaaatgtaaagaaTACCCCTCTTTTACCTGCATTGCTGGACTTCTGTGCATGTTGGATGCAAGTGTCTCACACGAACACGAGTGTGTGTGTCAAGCTCATTCATTCCTGTGTGACTGTGCACGCCTGCTGAACATTCTCATACTCTCACGTGTTCGCTCACTAGCATCAAAAAGCCATCCTCATTCTTCTGGAGGCCCTCCAGCAGCACTCCTAAACCCAGTTTTGGCATCTGCTTGATGTGGATGCAGTCATGGACTGAAAGGTGAACTCCAGCCATCACATCTCCCTTTGCCAGAGTCTGGGGGGCGGTCCCtgggcagaggccctcccaccaAGGGCTCACACTGGCATTCCCAGCAGGGTGTGTGAAAGCCAGGGGTCAGACCCCCCGTCACCATCCAGACAGCTTTTGCAGGAGGAAGTTTTTCCCAGTTTGCTAGGCAGTCTGGCTATTTGAGAGGACTCTTGGGTAAACGAATTTTTTCTGTACCCTCATTGCCCAAGGAGTCAGGTTTTAGCCTTCCTGACCTTGTCCATCTTTATGATCACCAAGTGCTGCATCCTTTCATGCATGTatctgattccttgctttttacTTTGGCAGTCAAAGCTTACCTCTAtaacttgttttgtttgttgtgttttctctctcccaACCTCCCTTTTATACTCCTTTTAGGCGAGAATGGAGTCTATGAATCGACCCTACACTTCACTCATGCCCCCTCTATCCCCACAGCCTAAGCTAGTGACCCCCTACACTGCCTCACAGCCCTCGCCGCCCCTACcgccccccccaccgccccctcctcctccccccccaccgcctccacccccacccccgcccctgcccagCCAGTCTGCGCCTTCCGCGGGCTCCACGGCCACGATGTTCGTCAAGTACAGCACAATAACCAGGCTGCAGAACGCCTCTCAGCTTTCAGGGCCCCTGTTTAAGCCTCCCCCGCCCTCagtgatgcagcctctgtcctccACCTCACAGTCAGTAAAGCCTCAGATCCTGGTGCCCCCCAGCGGAGTTGTCCCCCcaccgcctccccctcccccaccccctacccctggCTCGGCTATGGCCCAGCTGAAACCCGCCCCCTGCGCCCCTTCCCTTCCGCAGTTCAGCCCCCCACCGCCTCCACTGAAGATCCATCATGTTCAGCACGTCACTCAGACAGCTCCTTCAGcaccccctccacctcctcccatcCCCGCACCCCTCCCTCCTCAAGCCCCCCCCAAACCCCTTGTGACCTTGCCCCCACCAGTCAGCACCAAGACTGTGCCACCCGCCGTGACACAGGCTGTGCCACCTACACCTCCTCCTCCAGTCCCCCCAGCAAAAAAGCAGCCAGCTTTTCCTGTTTCTCACGTTCCAccctctcctcctgctcctcctggtCCAGTTCCCCCGCCCACGTTACCCAAGCAACAGAGCTTCTGTGTAAAACCACCTCCCTCTCCGCTGTCTCCGGTGCCCTCCATGGTGAAGCAGCTAGCCAGCCAGTTTCCGCCCCCTCCAACCCCTCCTCCCTTGGAGGCGCAGCCCTTAAAGCCCGCCTCAGCCACTGTCACCCCGCAGTCCCCCCCTGCTGTGAAAGCGAAACTCAAGTGGCAGCCCAGCTCCATCCCTGTCCCGTCCCCggacttccctcctcctcctcccgagagcagcctggtgtttcctcctcctcctcctcctcctccaccacccgcCCCAGTCCCCCCACCACCACCGACAGCCACACCCACAGCTGCTCCCGCCCCAGACAAAGGTGGCTCTCCGGGCAAAAAGACCAGTAAGACGTCCAGCCCCGGGGGAAAGAAACCTCCTCCAACCCCACAGCGGAACTCCAGCATTAAGTCCAGCAGTTGTGCAGAGCACCCTGAGCCCAAGAGACCTTCCGTAGACAGTCTAGTCAGCAAGTTTGCATCGCCAGCAGAACCCTCGGGGTCTCCCAGCAAGGAGACACCACCACCTCCTGCAGCGCCCCCTAAACCTGGAAAACTGAATCTTTCCGGAGTTAACCTTCCCGGAGTTCTCCAACACGGGTGTGTGTCAGCAAAAGCGCCTGTTCCACTGAGTGGGCGTGGAAAGGACTCTGTGGTAGAATTTCCTTCTCCTCCATCCGATTCTGACTTTCCGCCCCCTCCACCTGAGATAGAGCTTCCTCTGCCCCCCGTAGAGATTCCAGCAGTATTCTCGGGAAGCACCTCTCCCAAAGTGGCAGTTGTTAATCCTCAACCACAGCCCTGGTCCAAAGC containing:
- the RAPH1 gene encoding ras-associated and pleckstrin homology domains-containing protein 1 isoform X1 translates to MEQLSDEEVDHGAEEDSDKEDQDLDKMFGAWLGELDKLTQSLDSDKPTEPIKRSPLRQETNMANFSYRFSIYNLNEALNQGETVDLDALMADLCSIEQELSSIGAGNSKRQITETKATQKLPASRHSSKHGTLKGLSSSSNRITKPSHANYSLDDITAQLEQASLSMDEAAQQSVLEDSKPLVANQHRRTASAGTVSDAEVHSVSNSSRSSITSAASSMDSLDIDKVTRPQELDLTHQGQPITEEEQAAKLKAEKIRVALEKIKEAQVKKLVIRVHMSDDSSKTMMVDERQTVRQVLDNLMDKSHCGFSLDWSLVETVSELQMERIFEDHENLVENLLNWTRDSQNKLIFMERIEKYALFKNPQNYLLGKKETAEMADRNKEVLLEECFCGSSVTVPEIEGVLWLKDDGKKSWKKRYFLLRASGIYYVPKGKTKVSRDLVCFLQLDHVNVYYGQDYRNKYKAPTDYCLVLKHPQIQKKSQYIKYLCCDDVRTLHQWVNGIRIAKYGKQLYMNYQEALKRTESAYDWTSLSSSSIKSGSSSSSIPESQSNHSNQSDSGVSDTQPAGHIRSQSIVSSIFSEAWKRGTQLEESSKARMESMNRPYTSLMPPLSPQPKLVTPYTASQPSPPLPPPPPPPPPPPPPPPPPPPPLPSQSAPSAGSTATMFVKYSTITRLQNASQLSGPLFKPPPPSVMQPLSSTSQSVKPQILVPPSGVVPPPPPPPPPPTPGSAMAQLKPAPCAPSLPQFSPPPPPLKIHHVQHVTQTAPSAPPPPPPIPAPLPPQAPPKPLVTLPPPVSTKTVPPAVTQAVPPTPPPPVPPAKKQPAFPVSHVPPSPPAPPGPVPPPTLPKQQSFCVKPPPSPLSPVPSMVKQLASQFPPPPTPPPLEAQPLKPASATVTPQSPPAVKAKLKWQPSSIPVPSPDFPPPPPESSLVFPPPPPPPPPPAPVPPPPPTATPTAAPAPDKGGSPGKKTSKTSSPGGKKPPPTPQRNSSIKSSSCAEHPEPKRPSVDSLVSKFASPAEPSGSPSKETPPPPAAPPKPGKLNLSGVNLPGVLQHGCVSAKAPVPLSGRGKDSVVEFPSPPSDSDFPPPPPEIELPLPPVEIPAVFSGSTSPKVAVVNPQPQPWSKASVKKAPPPTRPKRNDSTRLTQAEISEQPAMATVVPQVPTSPKSSLSVQPGFLADLNRTLQRKSITRHGSLSSSRVSRAEPTATMDDMALPPPPPELLSDQQKAGYGGSHISGYATLRRGPPPAPPKRDQNTKLSRDW